The following proteins are encoded in a genomic region of Sander lucioperca isolate FBNREF2018 chromosome 23, SLUC_FBN_1.2, whole genome shotgun sequence:
- the smchd1 gene encoding structural maintenance of chromosomes flexible hinge domain-containing protein 1 isoform X1, with translation MEEGRVNRRIRVYDRRSENKQQVTGKLLETSGLDFNGFLQLLHRKFAIPLHETFVLVTTDRTVLDFDKFEKLQDDSTLHLLQREDQALAVATEEPITFKPHYNTLIRSGMYEYYASAGQKSLPYALAELIDNSISATAKNTGVRMIEIRMMFDETLGKPAVIVLDNGCGMTSKQLNNWAVYRLSKFSRENSTFGSKQEGYVRPDSVPRSLNSDISYFGVGGKQAAFYIGDSTRMITKPVGSPDVHELVLSKEDFERKEKNKEDIYSGTIKNRKVGDSSHVNKDDEHFLHSLIAEESGKESFTAVIIMGVLPEHIKFLKDDFAVWTRQLAHTYHYYIHGADGKNMSSSSTYSDHLPNIDIQITLREKPPRCPRAMNLREVENDMQTLYINAAADTFEFKAYAEQNTGTVEGIIRYHPFLYDKETYPEDPDAAQASLDDDNDDNESRVLHQARRKRPIFNCFWNGRLIPYTTVSEFDWCSQSKGAKELAECYSRVSGVLFTDDRFMVSTNKLTFMELELILKNKDTIFTRIVNGQCPQEKKRSALTSLPDQVSESVTETKDQSERTGRLLHPSLIKKQRGNIQKEFTQWLKNCHEKWDKQVKFMGYMETITRTDVPVKRDQYPWATFSSIEWDGNIYKTGQLVKSQKTLPILYGSVVRFLLYGKHDGNVFATGGLVEVALEPKAFHDKIKTIAISKIDKSATDEAIQKNIDKDFAKLPEILKVDWPEGNPWPQNAARMAGTPFGPIKIEILNKKGESLSKMPAVGQGAGKKLIIELKVVQHSPKGDQEVVSFVGQHSPKWGFWFKKIDKLTDLGKYTLSLNTMLFESNATVFGGKKLPSYKLNFTISEGSAETFVISAVSPSLYVGVPFNIPLLLKDGYDHPVMCPPDLKPVLTCSGLDLSYDRVDSSGTTFTIIGVKARGKLLNYQQSKTYELRVTMPRLKKDTQTVTISLLPGNPHALHVTPDDNPITVQNGNPVMFNVEIHDEAGNITANPKQIVRCQVQGFPLVATDCSTTGAGQLVTKPINLKMIKGEPQNLKVNFEMPSQKKMAVVVRELKVVPSTRVSRMELCSEDDENLMLRNNEKIEWLAGGLLENLFYKLYDEAGREVPPTAPIASKIKVNWTGDVNLEDLLQGKLPDVQVPTQVQEARFYQVSYQDQCVSVSFNIVPRPDEPTRLKATLLQSTLKLGEILPGHINLELVDQYDNATKTLTSTCKNHMTVEAEGLDKSAVVFRWQASSSSVLVTGVRFQFGTPGHREMCFTYKSYVERIIVKVVAGIPAQLKLVSGPEKPLQVLNDQGIATPFLVQLCDEWGNPTTDQRVVVELKSSPLTLKVTTAVTSQPVNAEGKASFTVNRLSGPKGYYQLVFKGSLNQKPIPGPSVNLTVIPDPTKPVSLSVEYDTNAKLPAGGILPVFSVTVVSDEGGPITTFKPTAVSMFLWKGVPSGKTPPQTAIELKCSKPMENERNDCFHFRDKEIPEHIGKHTIQFFLRINKTNVLYSNQIAIHVVANQPVKLAPDSQPPTPVVSYSEVIANRTLVENMTLRIMDSYGNPAGQDLEGKVVISIKNSSEEGNKSLPLFESKTNSFTMNLVEGKAHITRLAVMENSPGENGSTYVLLFNPQVSMVPTSLAPFELPFRFFNDAENQRKMSELSRKKDELTTALAKYSENFSTCSELLRLLTSHHLVASNKEADLRNELNRRKVEIAQTIPDIDRLLNQKKMEANRVLHTPRRVCSLRDHFCGQQDVLGMVGHLAFVQDDDAARVISWHIRGDMDCVITKTTEAAMKIFGDTQGSQQVMALDSVYVTPGKRPMPHIRNGRMLFDPPGNPVLARDLLIFTRDQESCNIAFKSILADTILIDDLNSGTNYRKAVVQNKMQCPTILTRQGDRISARGKFGGTQNKAPMNITMVFGAPLPQHYYTLVEHIDLISQHKLALEKRDVTAKTRDDHLKSMKSPEMLQKRQEMEEKKKQLEEIERQLVSTPVRPVKRGLENAGEPSRILAKRAKQRSI, from the exons ATGGAGGAAGGAAGAGTCAACAGAAGGATCCGTGTTTACGACCGCCGCTCTGAAAACAAGCAGCAAGTTACGGGGAAATTGCTGGAAACAAGTGGTTTGGACTTCAATGGCTTTCTTCAACTTCTGCACCGG AAATTTGCAATccctttacatgaaacatttgtGTTGGTCACGACGGACAGAACAGTCCTGGATTTTGACAAATTTG AGAAGCTTCAGGATGACAGCACCCTCCACTTGTTGCAACGGGAGGACCAAGCTCTGGCAGTGGCAACAGAGGAGCCCATCACGTTTAAGCCTCATTATAATACGTTGATCCGGAGTGGAATGTATGAGTACTACGCTAGTGCGGGCCAGAAATCATTGC CATACGCACTTGCTGAGCTGATCGACAACTCTATTTCAGCCACAGCTAAAAACACAGGAGTGAGGATGATAGAAATAAGGATG ATGTTTGATGAAACTCTTGGGAAACCTGCAGTGATTGTCTTAGATAATGGGTGCGGGATGACCTCTAAACAGCTCAATAACTGGGCAGTGTACAGACTCTCTAAGTTTTCCAGGGAAAACAGCACATTTGGAAG TAAGCAAGAGGGGTATGTCCGGCCTGATTCTGTCCCTCGTAGTCTCAACAGTGATATATCCTACTTTGGAGTTGGAGGAAAACAGGCTGCTTTCTACATCGGAGACTCAACCAGG ATGATCACTAAACCAGTTGGCTCCCCAGATGTTCATGAGCTAGTTCTATCCAAAGAGGACtttgagagaaaagaaaagaacaaagaagatATTTACAGTGGGACCATTAAAAACAGGAAG GTTGGTGACTCTTCACATGTGAATAAAGATGATGAGCACTTCCTCCATTCCCTTATCGCTGAGGAATCTGGAAAGGAAAGCTTCACAGCCGTGATCATTATGGGAGTCTTGCCCGAGCATATAAAATTTCTGAAAGACGATTTTGCAGTGTGGACCAGACAGCTAGC TCACACATATCACTATTACATTCATGGAGCCGATGGAAAGAACATGAGTAGCAGCTCTACATATTCAGATCATCTCCCTAACATTGACATTCAG ATCACTCTGCGGGAGAAGCCTCCCAGATGTCCCCGTGCGATGAATCTTAGGGAAGTTGAGAACGACATGCAGACTCTGTACATAAATGCTGCTGCCGACACATTTGAGTTTAAGGCCTACGCTGAACAAAACACTGGCACGGTGGAGGGAATTATTCGTTATCATCCCTTCCTTTATGACAAGGAGACTTACCCTGAAGACCCTGATGCTGCCCAAG CCTCTCTTGATGATGACAACGATGATAATGAGTCAAGAGTCCTGCATCAGGCAAGAAGGAAAAGGCCGATATTTAACTGTTTCTGGAATGGACGGCTCATACCGTACACCACCGTATCTGA GTTTGACTGGTGTAGTCAGAGTAAAGGAGCAAAGGAACTTGCAGAGTGTTACAGTCGGGTGTCAGGGGTGCTTTTCACTGATGACAGATTTATGGTCAGCACGAACAAGCTCACCTTCATGGAGCTGGAGCTGATACTGAAGAACAAGGACACTATCTTCACACGAATTGTTAATGGACAG TGTccacaggaaaagaaaagatcTGCACTTACCTCCCTCCCTGATCAAG TGAGCGAGAGTGTAACAGAGACAAAAGATCAGTCAGAGAGAACAGGGCGGCTGCTACATCCATCCCTAATCAAG AAACAAAGAGGTAACATTCAGAAGGAGTTTACGCAGTGGCTAAAAAACTGTCACGAGAAGTGGGACAAGCAAGTTAAGTTCATGGGCTATATGGAGACCATAACAAGAACAGATGTGCCTGTCAAGAGAGATCAGTATCCCTGGGCGACATTCTCCTCCATCGAATGGGACGGCAACATTTACAAAACGGGCCAACTT GTTAAGTCTCAGAAAACACTGCCCATTCTGTATGGTAGCGTGGTTCGTTTTTTGCTGTATGGGAAACATGACGGAAATGTCTTTGCCACAGGGGGACTGGTCGAAGTGGCTCTG GAACCCAAAGCATTTCACGACAAGATCAAGACCATAGCCATTTCCAAGATTGACAAGAGCGCCACTGATGAAGCCATTCAGAAAAACATCGACAAAGACTTTGCCAA GCTTCCAGAGATTCTGAAAGTGGACTGGCCAGAAGGTAACCCCTGGCCACAGAATGCTGCTCGTATGGCTGGGACTCCGTTCG GGCCAATCAAAATCGAAATACTAAACAAGAAAGGAGAGTCTTTATCCAAGATGCCAGCAGTGGGCCAGGGAGCAGGGAAAAAACTGATTATTGAACTCAAAGTCGTTCAGCACA GTCCTAAAGGAGATCAAGAGGTTGTCTCTTTTGTTGGCCAACATTCACCGAAGTGGGGTTTCTGGTTCAAAAAAATTg ATAAACTGACCGACCTAGGGAAGTATACTCTGTCCCTGAACACTATGTTATTTGAAAGTAATGCTACCGTCTTTGGAGGGAAAAAGCTTCCAAGCTACAAACTCAACTTCACCATCAGCG AGGGTAGTGCTGAGACTTTCGTTATCAGTGCAGTGAGCCCCTCTCTTTATGTGGGAGTGCCATTCAACATTCCTCTGCTGCTGAAAGATGGTTATGACCACCCTGTGATGTGTCCTCCTGATCTTAAACCTGTACTCACATGCAG TGGCCTGGACCTGAGTTACGACAGAGTGGACAGCAGTGGGACCACGTTCACCATCATCGGTGTCAAAGCAAGAGGAAAACTCCTGAATTACCAACAATCAAAG ACATATGAGCTGAGAGTGACCATGCCTCGCCTgaagaaagacacacagacagtcacGATCAGTCTTCTTCCTG GTAATCCACATGCTCTCCATGTGACACCAGATGACAACCCAATCACAGTCCAGAATGGAAACCCTGTCATGTTTAATGTTGAAATTCATGATGAGGCTGGAAACATCACCGCTAACCCCAAACAGATTGTTCGCTGCCAG GTTCAGGGGTTTCCACTGGTGGCAACTGACTGCAGCACCACCGGAGCCGGACAGCTTGTGACAAAGCccataaacctgaaaatgatcAAGGGAGAACCACAAAACCTCAAAGTTAATTTTGAGATGCCT AGTCAGAAGAAGATGGCTGTGGTTGTGAGGGAGCTGAAGGTGGTGCCCAGCACAAGAGTCTCCCGCATGGAGCTCTGCAGTGAGGATGATGAGAATTTGATGCTAAGGAACAACGAAAAGATAGAGTGGCTGGCTGGAGGCTTGCTGGAGAACCTGTTCTATAAGTTGTATGATGAGGCTGGCAGAGAGGTACCTCCCACTGCTCCAATAGCCTCCAAGATCAAG GTTAACTGGACAGGAGATGTAAATCTGGAGGATTTGCTCCAGGGCAAGCTGCCTGACGTACAGGTGCCCACGCAGGTGCAGGAAGCGCGCTTTTACCAGGTGTCCTACCAAGaccagtgtgtgtctgtctccttCAACATAGT gcCTCGTCCAGATGAACCAACACGACTGAAAGCAACTCTACTCCAAAGCACACTGAAGCTGGGTGAAATCCTACCTGGCCACATCA ACTTGGAGCTTGTGGACCAATATGATAATGCAACCAAGACGCTTACCTCTACCTGTAAGAACCATATGACTGTGGAAGCTGAGGGTCTGGACAAATCGGCTGTCGTCTTTAGATGGCAG GCGAGCAGCAGTTCTGTTCTGGTTACGGGGGTGCGGTTTCAGTTCGGGACTCCTGGCCACAGAGAGATGTGCTTCACCTACAAGAGTTATGTGGAGCGCATCATAGTTAAAGTCGTCGCTGGCATCCCTGCGCAGCTTAAATTAGTCAGCGGGCCAGAGAAG CCTTTGCAGGTGTTGAATGACCAAGGCATCGCCACACCGTTCCTCGTCCAACTGTGTGATGAGTGGGGAAACCCCACTACAGACCAGAGGGTGGTGGTAGAATTGAAATCTTCACCCCTGACACTAAAG GTGACGACAGCTGTTACATCACAACCCGTGAACGCAGAAGGGAAAGCCTCTTTCACTGTTAACCGTTTGAGCGGACCAAA GGGGTACTATCAGCTGGTGTTTAAAGGTTCCCTCAACCAAAAACCCATCCCTGGTCCATCAGTGAATCTCACTGTCATCCCTGATCCCACCAAACCTGTCAGCCTGTCAGTGGAGTATGACACCAATGCCAAGCTTCCTGCCGGAGGCATCCTCCCAG TCTTCTCAGTGACCGTGGTGTCTGATGAAGGAGGCCCGATTACGACTTTTAAGCCCACTGCTGTATCCATGTTTCTGTGGAAGGGAGTGCCATCAGGAAAAACACCTCCACAAACG GCCATTGAGCTGAAGTGTAGTAAACCCATGGAGAATGAAAGGAATGACTGTTTTCATTTCAG AGATAAAGAGATCCCAGAACACATTGGAAAGCACACCATCCAGTTTTTTCTAcgaataaacaaaacaaatgtcctGTACAGTAATCAG ATTGCTATACATGTGGTGGCCAATCAACCTGTCAAACTGGCACCCGACTCTCAGCCACCAACCCCAGTTGTTTCCTACAGTGAGGTCATTGCCAACCGAACTTTGGTGGAGAATATGACCCTGAGGATAATG GATTCATATGGAAATCCAGCGGGACAGGACCTGGAGGGGAAGGTGGTCATTTCTATAAAGAACTCTAGTGAAGAAGGCAACAAAAGCCTCCCTCTGTTTGAAAGCAAAACCAACAGCTTTACAATGAACTTGGTAGAAGGAAAGGCCCACATCACT AGGCTTGCTGTCATGGAGAACAGCCCCGGTGAGAATGGAAGTACATACGTCCTCCTCTTCAACCCTCAAGTGTCAATGGTCCCCACGTCTCTGGCTCCCTTTGAGCTCCCCTTCCGTTTTTTCAATG atGCAGAGAACCAACGGAAAATGTCTGAGCTGTCCAGGAAGAAAGATGAGCTCACTACTGCTCTTGCCAAATATTCAGAAAATTTTTCTACATGTAGTGAACTTCTTCGTTTACTGACCT CTCATCACTTGGTTGCAAGTAACAAAGAAGCTGACCTTAGAAATGAGCTGAACAGGAGGAAGGTGGAAATAGCACAAACT ATCCCAGATATTGACAGACTCCTAAACCAAAAGAAGATGGAAGCCAACCGTGTGCTACATACACCCAGAAGAGTTTGTTCCCTCCGTGATCACTTCTGCGGGCAGCAGGATGTTTTGGGAATG GTTGGCCACCTGGCCTTTGTGCAGGACGATGATGCTGCGAGGGTTATCTCCTGGCATATCAGGGGTGACATGGATTGTGTCATCACCAAAACGACCGAGGCAGCAATGAAGATCTTTGGCGACACTCAGGGCAGCCAGCAGGTCATGGCCCTTGACAGTGTTTATGTAACACCAGGCAAAAG GCCGATGCCACACATAAGAAATGGCCGCATGCTCTTCGATCCCCCTGGGAATCCAGTCCTCGCCAGAGATCTCCTGATCTTCACCCGCGACCAGGAGAGCTGTAACATTG CTTTTAAAAGCATCCTAGCAGACACAATTCTGATTGATGACCTGAACTCTGGAACCAACTACAGAAAGGCG GTGGTACAGAATAAGATGCAGTGTCCCACCATCCTGACCAGGCAGGGGGACAGGATCAGTGCCAGGGGCAAGTTTGGAGGCACACAGAACAAAGCCCCAATGAATATCACAATGGTGTTTGGAGCCCCCCTTCCACAACATTACTACACTCTTGTGGAACACATAG aCCTGATCAGCCAGCACAAGTTAGCTCTGGAGAAGAGGGATGTGACAGCAAAGACGCGTGACGATCATTTAAAAAGCATGAAGTCGCCTGAAATGCTACAAAAGCGTCAAGAAatggaggagaaaaagaaacagcTGGAGGAGATTGAGAGACAACTTG TGTCAACCCCAGTAAGACCAGTGAAACGGGGTCTTGAGAATGCTGGTGAGCCATCCAGAATCCTTGCAAAGAGAGCAAAGCAGAGATCCATATGA